Proteins encoded together in one Planctomyces sp. SH-PL14 window:
- a CDS encoding ArsR/SmtB family transcription factor, with the protein MSQDGYHVWNKTVEQLKALADPLRIRLVQELVAGPRTVTELAIQYEMDIGGLSHHLGVLFRVGLVDRTRQGRFVEYRVAVPFDVDRGQVLRLKLDRLTVELELAPGAGKPA; encoded by the coding sequence GTGTCTCAAGACGGATACCACGTCTGGAACAAGACCGTCGAGCAACTCAAAGCGCTTGCGGACCCGCTCCGGATTCGACTGGTTCAAGAACTTGTTGCTGGCCCACGGACGGTGACGGAGCTCGCCATCCAGTACGAGATGGATATCGGCGGGTTGTCCCACCATCTTGGTGTTTTATTTCGCGTCGGTCTCGTTGACCGTACCCGTCAAGGTCGATTCGTCGAGTATCGCGTCGCCGTCCCGTTCGATGTGGATCGCGGTCAGGTTCTTCGGCTCAAGTTGGATCGGCTGACGGTCGAGCTCGAACTCGCCCCGGGGGCCGGCAAACCCGCCTGA
- a CDS encoding DMT family transporter, whose protein sequence is MKSLLTLIAFTAGAATSAQAAINAQLGRRFLHPMQAALASFTIGTLACLVICLTMRLAWPSLARLASVPWWLWLGGLLGTCYVLTSIIVTQRIGVAAMLALVIAGQMAMSVLIDHYGWFQVTPRALTLLRTIGAVMVIGGVALMMLKTRID, encoded by the coding sequence TTGAAATCGCTGCTTACCCTCATTGCGTTCACTGCCGGCGCCGCGACCTCCGCCCAAGCGGCCATCAACGCCCAGCTTGGCCGACGGTTCCTCCACCCCATGCAGGCCGCCCTGGCCTCCTTCACGATCGGCACCCTCGCGTGCCTCGTCATCTGCCTGACAATGCGTCTGGCATGGCCCAGCCTCGCCCGCCTGGCCTCCGTCCCCTGGTGGCTCTGGCTCGGCGGCTTGCTCGGAACGTGCTACGTGCTGACGAGCATCATCGTCACGCAGCGGATCGGCGTCGCGGCCATGCTCGCCCTCGTCATCGCCGGGCAGATGGCGATGTCCGTCCTGATCGATCACTACGGATGGTTCCAGGTCACACCCCGCGCCCTGACCCTTCTCAGAACGATCGGGGCCGTGATGGTCATCGGCGGCGTCGCCCTGATGATGCTGAAGACGCGGATCGACTGA
- the wrbA gene encoding NAD(P)H:quinone oxidoreductase — protein MKVLIVYYSTYGNVYRMAELIAEGVSHVSGAEPVVRRVPELIPDATIEARPDMKAGRDMQKHVPLVTVEDFKEAGAFAFGTPTRFGNCSAQLKNRIDQLTSLWLNGEFEGKPAGVFVSTGSMHGGQETTALTLMAPLLHLGMVIVGLPYSNQELFTTTGGGSPYGPGHLAGGDNKRDIDENEAALCRAFGKRLAEIGLKLKK, from the coding sequence ATGAAGGTTCTCATCGTCTACTACAGCACGTATGGAAACGTCTACAGGATGGCGGAACTGATCGCCGAAGGCGTTTCGCACGTCTCCGGCGCCGAGCCTGTGGTCCGCCGCGTTCCCGAGCTCATTCCCGATGCCACGATCGAAGCCCGGCCCGACATGAAGGCCGGGCGGGACATGCAGAAGCATGTTCCGCTGGTCACGGTTGAAGACTTTAAGGAGGCTGGTGCGTTCGCATTCGGAACTCCGACGCGCTTCGGCAACTGCTCGGCCCAGCTCAAGAACCGCATCGACCAGCTCACCTCGCTGTGGCTCAACGGCGAGTTCGAAGGGAAGCCGGCCGGCGTATTCGTCTCCACCGGCAGCATGCACGGGGGCCAGGAGACGACGGCGCTGACGCTGATGGCTCCGCTGCTGCACCTGGGGATGGTGATCGTTGGTCTCCCGTATTCAAACCAAGAGTTGTTCACGACGACCGGCGGGGGCTCACCCTACGGCCCAGGGCATCTGGCGGGGGGCGACAACAAGCGTGACATCGACGAGAATGAGGCGGCCCTCTGCCGGGCCTTCGGCAAGCGCCTGGCCGAAATCGGTCTGAAATTGAAGAAGTAG
- the ispG gene encoding (E)-4-hydroxy-3-methylbut-2-enyl-diphosphate synthase: MNTREIARNPTRSVRIGSVTIGGGNPIAVQSMTATHTQNIEATVGQIRDLVEAGADVIRVAVDSRKDADALREVAQRIEANLAVDLQENYRMAEVVAPSIAKIRYNPGHLYHHEREKPWQDKVKYLVDVATEHDCAMRVGVNCGSVDPDKKEKFAADDSIGPMLASAFEHCELLDSLGFTRYAVSLKDSDPRNVIEVNRRFAEQRPDVPLHLGVTEAGMPPDGIIKTRIAFEQLISRGIGDTIRVSLTVPNARKSEEIVAGRKILDDIAAGRVRSVVDYGLNVLNIISCPSCSRVENEAFIDLAAQVKEMAAYAKDHAVTIAVMGCRVNGPGETDDADLGLWCGPNFVNLKKGPLELGAYSYEEILPRLKSELDRLLVEKGAATAGAR, encoded by the coding sequence GTGAATACGCGAGAGATTGCCCGCAACCCGACCCGTTCGGTTCGTATCGGCTCTGTCACGATCGGCGGCGGGAACCCGATTGCCGTCCAGAGCATGACGGCCACCCACACGCAGAACATCGAGGCGACCGTCGGACAGATCCGCGACCTGGTCGAGGCGGGGGCGGATGTCATCCGGGTCGCCGTCGACAGCCGCAAGGACGCCGACGCGCTGCGGGAGGTCGCCCAGCGGATCGAGGCGAATCTGGCGGTCGACCTGCAGGAGAACTACCGGATGGCGGAGGTGGTCGCCCCGTCGATCGCCAAGATCCGCTACAACCCCGGCCACCTTTACCACCACGAGCGCGAGAAGCCTTGGCAGGACAAGGTAAAGTATCTCGTTGACGTGGCGACGGAGCACGACTGTGCGATGCGGGTCGGCGTGAACTGCGGCTCGGTCGATCCGGACAAGAAGGAAAAGTTCGCCGCCGACGATTCGATCGGCCCGATGCTAGCGAGCGCCTTCGAGCACTGCGAACTGCTCGACTCGCTGGGGTTCACCCGGTACGCGGTCTCGCTCAAGGACTCCGATCCGCGGAACGTGATCGAGGTCAACCGCCGCTTTGCCGAGCAGCGTCCGGACGTGCCGCTGCACCTGGGGGTGACCGAGGCCGGGATGCCGCCGGACGGGATCATCAAGACCCGGATCGCTTTCGAGCAGCTCATCAGCCGCGGGATCGGGGACACGATCCGGGTCTCGCTCACGGTGCCGAACGCCCGCAAGAGCGAAGAGATCGTCGCTGGGCGGAAGATCCTGGACGACATCGCGGCGGGACGGGTCCGGAGCGTCGTCGACTACGGCCTCAACGTCCTCAACATCATCAGCTGTCCGAGCTGCTCGCGAGTCGAGAACGAGGCGTTCATCGACTTGGCGGCGCAGGTCAAAGAGATGGCGGCGTACGCTAAGGACCATGCGGTCACGATCGCCGTCATGGGCTGCCGGGTGAACGGCCCCGGGGAGACCGACGACGCGGATCTCGGCCTGTGGTGCGGGCCGAACTTCGTGAATCTCAAGAAGGGGCCGCTGGAGCTGGGAGCTTACAGCTACGAGGAGATTCTTCCCCGACTGAAGAGCGAGCTCGACCGTCTGCTGGTGGAGAAGGGTGCCGCGACGGCAGGAGCGCGGTGA